The proteins below are encoded in one region of uncultured Desulfovibrio sp.:
- the rpmI gene encoding 50S ribosomal protein L35 codes for MPKIKTRRAAAKRFQLTGSGKFKRRRQNLRHILTKKAPGRKMRLGQVTLVDKTNEKAVRRMLPNG; via the coding sequence ATGCCTAAGATCAAAACCCGGCGTGCCGCCGCCAAGCGTTTTCAGCTCACCGGCAGCGGCAAGTTCAAGCGTCGTCGCCAGAACCTGCGCCACATCCTGACCAAGAAGGCCCCCGGCCGCAAGATGCGTCTGGGCCAGGTCACCCTTGTGGACAAGACCAACGAAAAGGCTGTGCGCCGCATGCTTCCCAACGGCTAG
- a CDS encoding sulfide/dihydroorotate dehydrogenase-like FAD/NAD-binding protein, which yields MPTPILEKENLIPGRTSKLVLHAPQIARNARPGHFVMLRLSPTGERFPLTIADADAEKGTITIVYLVMGKSTALLEALNVGDSILDVCGPLGRPTHIEKSGTVICVGGGTGIAAMHHIAKGHWRAGNRVVGVIGARTKDLLLFEKELSSFAHELLISTDDGSYGHKGLVTDLLRDRLEKDKNVFEVVAVGPVPMMAAVAETTRPFGVRTTVSLNPIMVDGIGMCGACRVTVGGKTKFACVDGPEFDGHQVDFAELRRRLGAFREQEKISIDQYRSSYGN from the coding sequence ATGCCGACACCCATTCTGGAAAAGGAAAATCTCATTCCGGGCAGAACCAGCAAACTGGTGCTGCATGCGCCGCAGATTGCGCGCAATGCACGGCCCGGCCATTTCGTCATGCTGCGCCTCAGCCCCACGGGGGAACGCTTTCCCCTGACCATTGCCGATGCCGATGCCGAAAAGGGCACCATCACCATCGTCTACCTGGTCATGGGCAAGAGCACGGCGCTTCTGGAGGCCCTCAACGTGGGCGACAGCATTCTTGATGTCTGTGGTCCCCTGGGCCGGCCCACCCACATTGAAAAAAGCGGCACCGTGATCTGTGTGGGCGGCGGCACGGGCATTGCCGCCATGCACCACATTGCCAAGGGACACTGGCGCGCGGGCAATCGCGTTGTCGGTGTCATCGGGGCACGTACCAAGGACCTGCTGCTCTTTGAAAAGGAACTCTCCAGCTTTGCCCATGAGCTGCTCATCTCCACGGACGACGGCAGCTACGGCCACAAGGGCCTTGTGACAGACCTGCTGCGCGATCGTCTGGAAAAGGACAAGAACGTCTTTGAAGTGGTGGCCGTGGGTCCCGTGCCCATGATGGCTGCCGTGGCCGAAACCACCCGCCCCTTCGGCGTGCGCACCACCGTCAGCCTCAATCCCATCATGGTGGACGGCATCGGCATGTGCGGCGCCTGCCGCGTGACCGTCGGCGGTAAGACCAAGTTTGCCTGTGTGGACGGTCCCGAATTTGACGGTCACCAGGTGGACTTTGCGGAACTGCGCCGCCGCCTGGGCGCCTTCCGCGAGCAGGAAAAGATTTCCATCGATCAGTACAGGAGCAGCTATGGAAACTAA
- the thrS gene encoding threonine--tRNA ligase has translation MSILVEGKAVAAAADATVAAVLQEALSGKKFKSLVAARAICADDAEGRLVDLSAPVPAGCTELRPVPADSPEGLTILRHSTAHVMAAAVKKLYPQAKVTIGPAIENGFYYDFFVEKPFSSDDFEAIEAEMQKLVAAQLPFTCQRVSKADAIARFSAMGETFKVEILEGIDADEVTLYTCGDFCDLCRGPHVPHTGFSRASKLLSVAGAYWRGDEKNPMLSRLYGTAFADEKGLKAYLQQLEEAKRRDHRKLGRELGLFTFHEDVAPGMVFWLPKGMLMRTILEDFWRREHLKRDYDMVQGPQLLRVETWQRSGHYDHYRQNMYFTQIEDDAYGIKPMNCISHMLIFKNELRSYRDMPQRYFELGVVHRHEKSGTLHGLLRVRQFTQDDAHILCTPEQLEDEILGVIHLIRDLMNLFDFQFKVAISTRPEDSIGTDEAWELATNALISAVQKAGLPYEINEGDGAFYGPKIDVRLLDCIGREWQCSTIQVDFTLPERFDLTYVGQDGERHRPVMVHRAIMGSVERFIGVLIEQYAGAMPTWLAPEQARILTVTEAGDEAAAQALKELKAQGIRATADLRNEKLGFKVREAQLAKIPYILVIGEKEAQAGGVNVRLRSGENVGLKSVAEVAAMIRTDGEEPFKRGGMSYSFA, from the coding sequence ATGAGCATCCTTGTGGAAGGAAAGGCCGTTGCGGCCGCCGCTGATGCCACCGTTGCCGCTGTGCTCCAGGAAGCGCTGAGCGGCAAGAAGTTCAAGTCGCTGGTTGCCGCCCGGGCCATCTGTGCCGATGATGCCGAGGGCCGCCTTGTGGACCTTTCGGCCCCTGTGCCCGCCGGCTGCACGGAGCTGCGCCCCGTGCCCGCCGATTCCCCGGAAGGACTGACCATTCTCCGGCACTCCACGGCCCATGTCATGGCTGCGGCGGTGAAAAAACTCTATCCCCAGGCCAAGGTGACCATCGGTCCCGCCATCGAAAACGGCTTCTATTACGACTTCTTTGTGGAAAAGCCCTTTTCCAGCGATGACTTCGAGGCCATCGAAGCCGAAATGCAGAAGCTGGTGGCCGCGCAGCTGCCCTTCACCTGCCAGCGCGTCAGCAAGGCCGATGCCATTGCCCGCTTCAGCGCCATGGGCGAAACCTTCAAGGTGGAAATCCTCGAGGGCATCGATGCGGACGAGGTGACCCTGTATACCTGCGGCGACTTCTGCGACCTCTGCCGCGGCCCTCACGTGCCGCATACCGGCTTCTCCCGGGCGTCCAAGCTGCTGTCCGTGGCCGGGGCCTACTGGCGCGGCGACGAAAAGAATCCCATGCTGTCCCGTCTGTACGGAACGGCCTTTGCCGATGAAAAGGGTCTCAAGGCCTATCTGCAGCAGCTGGAGGAAGCCAAGCGCCGCGATCACCGCAAGCTGGGCCGCGAGCTGGGCCTGTTCACCTTCCATGAGGATGTGGCGCCGGGCATGGTGTTCTGGCTGCCCAAGGGCATGCTCATGCGCACCATCCTCGAGGACTTCTGGCGGCGCGAACACCTGAAGCGCGATTACGACATGGTGCAGGGGCCGCAGCTGCTGCGCGTGGAAACCTGGCAGCGCTCCGGCCACTATGACCACTATCGCCAGAACATGTATTTCACGCAGATCGAGGATGATGCCTACGGCATCAAGCCCATGAACTGCATTTCGCACATGCTCATCTTCAAGAACGAGCTGCGCAGCTACCGCGACATGCCGCAGCGCTACTTCGAGCTGGGCGTGGTGCACCGCCACGAAAAGAGCGGCACCCTGCACGGGCTGCTGCGCGTGCGCCAGTTCACGCAGGACGATGCGCACATCCTCTGCACGCCCGAGCAGCTGGAAGATGAAATTCTCGGCGTCATTCACCTGATCCGCGACCTCATGAACCTGTTTGACTTCCAGTTCAAAGTGGCCATCTCCACCCGGCCGGAAGACAGCATCGGTACCGACGAGGCCTGGGAACTGGCCACCAATGCCCTGATCAGCGCCGTGCAGAAGGCCGGCCTGCCCTATGAGATCAACGAGGGCGACGGGGCCTTCTACGGTCCCAAGATCGACGTGCGCCTGCTGGACTGCATCGGCCGCGAGTGGCAGTGCTCCACCATTCAGGTAGACTTTACCCTGCCCGAGCGTTTCGACCTCACCTACGTGGGGCAGGATGGCGAACGCCACCGCCCGGTCATGGTGCATCGCGCCATCATGGGATCGGTGGAACGCTTCATCGGTGTGCTCATCGAGCAGTACGCCGGGGCCATGCCCACCTGGCTGGCGCCCGAACAGGCCCGCATTCTCACGGTTACCGAAGCCGGAGACGAGGCCGCGGCGCAGGCTCTGAAGGAGCTGAAAGCCCAGGGCATCCGGGCAACGGCGGATCTGCGCAACGAAAAGCTCGGCTTCAAGGTGCGCGAGGCGCAGCTGGCCAAGATTCCGTATATTCTGGTCATTGGGGAGAAGGAGGCGCAGGCCGGCGGCGTCAACGTGCGTCTGCGCAGTGGGGAGAACGTGGGGCTTAAGTCCGTGGCGGAAGTGGCCGCCATGATCCGCACGGACGGGGAAGAGCCTTTCAAACGTGGAGGGATGAGCTATAGCTTCGCCTAA
- a CDS encoding TraR/DksA family transcriptional regulator gives MDVFDQATELERLDRESALLRARAQLDQGGPDWIDGVACCRECGDPIPPKRLAALPGVGLCRSCQEEREAGHH, from the coding sequence ATGGACGTTTTTGATCAGGCCACCGAACTGGAACGACTGGACAGGGAATCCGCCCTGCTGCGCGCCCGCGCCCAGCTAGATCAGGGCGGCCCCGACTGGATCGATGGCGTGGCCTGCTGCCGTGAATGCGGCGACCCCATTCCGCCCAAGCGTCTTGCTGCCCTGCCCGGCGTGGGGCTGTGCCGCAGCTGTCAGGAAGAACGCGAAGCCGGTCATCACTGA
- a CDS encoding OmpA family protein encodes MKSVRLLVLAAALVLSYAVAAAAAPVCNKKIESFDFVVDYSGSMMMQNAQLKKVKMEVAKTALKRVNAAIPALDYYGGLHTISPNGTIIEQGPWNRADMDAGISKLKSNFDTFGRMTSMGDGLQVYTPFFNAMKKPGAVILVTDGDNNRGLNLVDIARELYAAQRGVTLHIISLADTPTGEANIKALAALNPDTVVVRAEELATSDAAVERFVLAVYCQEETVIVLRGVNFAFDSYALDGKAMGILNEAAEIIKSNPNKRVILTGWTDSKGTDAYNAKLSQNRANSVKSYLAKQGIPASRMTAIGKGKSFKYDNNTEEGRYMNRRTELSFK; translated from the coding sequence ATGAAGTCCGTTCGTCTTCTGGTGCTGGCTGCCGCCCTCGTGCTCAGCTATGCCGTTGCCGCTGCTGCGGCGCCTGTCTGCAACAAGAAAATCGAAAGCTTTGATTTCGTCGTGGACTATTCCGGTTCCATGATGATGCAGAATGCGCAGCTCAAGAAAGTCAAGATGGAAGTGGCCAAGACCGCGCTGAAGCGCGTCAATGCCGCCATCCCGGCCCTTGACTACTACGGTGGTCTGCACACCATCAGCCCCAACGGGACCATCATCGAACAGGGTCCCTGGAACCGCGCCGATATGGATGCCGGTATTTCCAAGCTGAAGTCCAATTTTGACACCTTTGGCCGCATGACCAGCATGGGCGACGGCCTGCAGGTGTACACCCCCTTCTTCAACGCCATGAAGAAGCCCGGCGCCGTCATTCTGGTGACCGACGGTGACAACAACCGCGGCCTCAACCTCGTGGACATCGCTCGCGAACTCTATGCCGCCCAGCGCGGTGTGACCCTGCACATCATCTCCCTGGCGGATACCCCCACCGGTGAAGCCAACATCAAGGCCCTGGCTGCCCTGAACCCCGACACCGTGGTGGTGCGCGCTGAAGAACTGGCCACCAGCGATGCCGCTGTGGAACGCTTCGTGCTGGCCGTCTACTGCCAGGAAGAAACCGTCATCGTGCTGCGTGGCGTCAACTTCGCCTTTGACTCCTATGCTCTGGACGGCAAGGCCATGGGCATCCTCAACGAAGCCGCCGAAATCATCAAGTCCAACCCCAACAAGCGCGTGATCCTCACCGGTTGGACCGACTCCAAGGGCACGGATGCCTACAATGCCAAGCTTTCGCAGAATCGTGCCAATTCCGTGAAGAGCTACCTGGCCAAGCAGGGCATTCCCGCCAGCCGCATGACGGCCATCGGCAAGGGCAAGTCCTTCAAGTATGACAACAATACCGAAGAAGGCCGCTACATGAACCGCCGCACCGAGCTGTCGTTCAAGTAA
- the infC gene encoding translation initiation factor IF-3, protein MRPRRDVPQDGVRRNEMIRAREVRVIGADGEQLGILQRNEAVALAKEAGMDLVEVAATSEPPVCRIMDYGKFKYEQQKKKQEAKKRQSVVQIKEIKVRPKTDDHDFETKVRHIRRFLEEGDRCKVTVFFRGREIVHKDRGLSILERVVQDLADVAKVDQEPRAEGRTLQMLLVPKK, encoded by the coding sequence ATGAGACCGCGCCGCGACGTTCCGCAGGACGGCGTGCGGCGCAACGAGATGATCCGCGCACGGGAGGTGCGCGTCATCGGTGCCGACGGGGAACAGCTGGGCATCCTGCAGCGCAATGAGGCCGTGGCCCTTGCCAAGGAAGCGGGAATGGATCTGGTGGAAGTGGCTGCCACGTCGGAGCCGCCTGTCTGCCGTATCATGGACTACGGCAAGTTCAAGTACGAGCAGCAGAAGAAGAAGCAGGAAGCCAAGAAGCGGCAGTCCGTGGTGCAGATCAAGGAAATCAAGGTCCGGCCCAAGACGGATGACCATGACTTTGAAACCAAGGTGCGCCATATCCGCCGCTTCCTCGAGGAGGGAGACCGCTGCAAGGTGACGGTGTTCTTCCGCGGCCGCGAAATTGTCCACAAGGATCGTGGCCTCAGCATTCTGGAGCGCGTGGTGCAGGACCTGGCCGATGTGGCCAAGGTGGATCAGGAACCCCGCGCCGAGGGCCGCACATTGCAGATGCTGCTGGTGCCCAAGAAGTAG
- the gltA gene encoding NADPH-dependent glutamate synthase, which translates to METKEKKGIAPRVDMPCQPADVRAHNFNEVALGYTKEMAMQEASRCLQCKSPRCVKGCPVEVPIRDFIGEVARGNFDAAYRIIKSTNSLPAVCGRVCPQENQCEGNCILKAKGQPVAIGRLERFVADNHIASSACEQVTGTNSCAMPLGGKKVACIGSGPSSLTCAGVCSSAGLKVDVFEALHEPGGVLIYGIPAFRLPKNVVATEVNGLRQTGVDFHLNHVGGRTVNVAELSKEYDAVFIGVGAGLPIFLGVPGENLIGVFSANEYLTRVNLGRAYEFPKYDTPAFPGKQVTVFGAGNVAMDAARTALRMGAESVHIVYRRTKAEMPARREEVEHAEEEGVKFEMLAAPLRFNGNDELRLTSVTLQRMRLGEPDASGRRRPVPVEGETFDLETDLAIVALGTRSNPILLDATEGLEKTERGYIKVNEETGETSLPNVFAGGDIVTGAATVILAMGAGRRAGQEIVKRLTA; encoded by the coding sequence ATGGAAACTAAGGAAAAGAAAGGCATCGCCCCCCGCGTGGACATGCCCTGCCAGCCCGCCGACGTGCGCGCCCACAATTTCAATGAAGTGGCACTGGGCTATACCAAGGAAATGGCCATGCAGGAGGCCTCCCGCTGCCTGCAGTGCAAAAGCCCCCGCTGCGTGAAGGGCTGCCCTGTGGAAGTGCCCATCCGTGACTTTATCGGCGAAGTGGCCCGGGGCAACTTCGACGCCGCCTACCGCATCATCAAGTCCACCAACAGTCTGCCCGCCGTCTGCGGCCGCGTGTGCCCGCAGGAAAACCAGTGCGAAGGCAACTGTATCCTCAAGGCCAAGGGGCAGCCCGTTGCCATCGGCCGTCTGGAACGCTTTGTGGCCGATAACCACATCGCGTCTTCCGCCTGCGAGCAGGTCACCGGCACCAATTCCTGTGCCATGCCCCTGGGCGGCAAGAAGGTGGCCTGCATCGGTTCCGGCCCCTCGTCCCTCACCTGCGCCGGGGTGTGTTCCTCCGCCGGCCTCAAGGTGGATGTGTTCGAGGCCCTGCACGAGCCGGGCGGCGTGCTCATTTACGGCATTCCGGCCTTCCGTCTGCCCAAGAATGTGGTGGCCACGGAAGTCAACGGCCTGCGCCAGACCGGGGTGGATTTTCACCTCAACCATGTGGGCGGCCGCACCGTGAACGTGGCGGAACTTTCCAAGGAATACGATGCCGTCTTCATCGGCGTGGGCGCCGGTCTGCCCATCTTCCTGGGGGTTCCCGGCGAAAACCTCATCGGCGTCTTTTCGGCCAACGAATACCTGACCCGCGTCAATCTTGGCCGCGCCTACGAATTCCCCAAGTATGACACGCCGGCCTTCCCCGGCAAGCAGGTGACCGTCTTCGGCGCCGGCAACGTGGCCATGGACGCCGCCCGCACCGCCCTGCGCATGGGCGCGGAAAGCGTGCACATCGTCTACCGCCGCACCAAGGCCGAAATGCCCGCCCGCCGCGAGGAAGTGGAACATGCCGAGGAAGAGGGCGTGAAATTCGAAATGCTGGCCGCGCCGCTGCGCTTCAACGGCAATGACGAGCTGCGCCTCACGTCCGTGACCCTCCAGCGCATGCGCCTGGGCGAACCGGATGCCTCCGGCCGCCGCCGCCCCGTGCCGGTGGAAGGCGAAACCTTTGACCTGGAAACGGACCTGGCCATCGTGGCCCTGGGCACGCGCTCCAATCCCATCCTGCTGGATGCCACCGAAGGGCTGGAAAAGACCGAACGCGGCTACATCAAGGTCAATGAGGAAACGGGCGAAACCTCTCTGCCCAATGTCTTTGCCGGCGGCGACATCGTTACCGGGGCAGCCACGGTCATTCTGGCCATGGGTGCCGGCCGCCGGGCCGGGCAGGAAATCGTGAAGCGTCTTACGGCCTAG
- a CDS encoding translation initiation factor 2: MKRVCVLVLACGLMFSGGCALFGGDDKDSGVESPAPAQAEAASPAKADKPAASTSSLKGEARIRADLEVTGRELVGRAARTVMPSKAQKSVRKQGGEYVATYVEVDQNNVSTDMRPGKSGQYVGFIRYSEYEYECRGKSRQDALKGSQCERVRTRNLNEMIRYDGKKWQF; the protein is encoded by the coding sequence ATGAAACGTGTATGTGTTCTCGTTCTGGCCTGCGGTCTGATGTTTTCCGGCGGATGCGCCCTGTTCGGCGGGGACGACAAGGACAGCGGGGTGGAAAGCCCTGCCCCGGCGCAGGCGGAGGCGGCCAGTCCCGCCAAGGCGGACAAGCCCGCGGCGAGCACGTCTTCCCTCAAGGGAGAAGCGCGCATCCGTGCCGATCTGGAAGTAACCGGGCGGGAACTGGTGGGGCGCGCTGCCAGGACGGTCATGCCCTCCAAGGCGCAGAAGTCCGTGCGCAAGCAGGGCGGAGAATACGTGGCCACCTATGTGGAAGTGGATCAGAACAATGTTTCCACCGACATGCGTCCGGGCAAGAGCGGGCAGTATGTGGGCTTTATCCGCTACAGCGAGTATGAATACGAATGCCGCGGCAAGAGCCGTCAGGATGCCCTCAAGGGCAGCCAGTGCGAGCGCGTGCGCACCCGCAATCTCAATGAAATGATCCGTTACGACGGCAAGAAGTGGCAGTTCTGA
- the dut gene encoding dUTP diphosphatase has product MQTSPLLSHCPVRIAFVRPEARALYAGALQPATRHSAGMDLRACLDTAEVHIAPGARCCVPSGISVQPASPSLAGFLYSRSGLGARDGLTVAQGVGVIDPDYTGEILVVLLNTSGEERILRRGERMAQLIFQPVVRPCWDVVDHLETTERGSGGFGHTGR; this is encoded by the coding sequence ATGCAAACCTCACCTCTTCTCTCTCACTGTCCGGTGCGCATTGCCTTTGTGCGGCCGGAGGCCCGCGCGCTCTATGCGGGTGCGCTGCAACCGGCCACCCGGCATTCCGCCGGCATGGACCTGCGCGCCTGCCTGGATACGGCCGAGGTGCACATCGCGCCCGGCGCCCGCTGCTGCGTGCCGTCCGGCATCAGCGTGCAGCCCGCCTCGCCCTCGCTGGCGGGCTTTCTCTATTCGCGCAGCGGCCTCGGCGCCCGCGACGGCCTCACGGTGGCCCAGGGCGTGGGGGTCATTGATCCGGACTATACCGGCGAAATTCTTGTGGTGCTGCTCAATACCTCCGGCGAGGAACGCATCCTGCGCCGGGGCGAGCGCATGGCCCAGCTGATCTTTCAACCCGTTGTGCGCCCCTGCTGGGACGTGGTGGATCACCTCGAGACCACGGAGCGCGGCAGCGGCGGTTTCGGGCATACCGGGCGCTAG
- the trmFO gene encoding methylenetetrahydrofolate--tRNA-(uracil(54)-C(5))-methyltransferase (FADH(2)-oxidizing) TrmFO, producing the protein MGLPCPGNVRPRKVLAKGHALGQHADIFLQGVPVSHHRFAVVGGGLAGCECALRLARAGLDVTLFEQKPGSMSAAHVSPYLAELVCSNSLRSDELTSGIGLLKAEMRALGSDFMQAADAHRVPAGKALAVDREAFAADMTARVAAQATLQRVEARVDSLDDSRLQGFHTLIIAAGPMAGESLSASLADVMGAGHCYFYDAIAPIVWTHSLDMSVVFRASRYGQEKGEVGGDYLNCPFERDEYMAFYEALLAADKVAARGFEKERHFEGCMPIEALAERGPRTLTFGPLKPVGFVDPRTGRRPWAVLQLRAETSNGEACNLVGCQTKLTYGEQARVFRLVPGLQRAEFARFGSMHRNTYVNAPQALAPDLSLRARPQVFLAGQITGVEGYVESAASGLWLGLWLVAREQGRDLPLPPQECALGALLNHLRTPAKHFQPSNAHFGLMPELGERARKKDRKALYSARAQAAFADWCRQAGLAADWAAATGDFLPSPQKELDGSRKEI; encoded by the coding sequence ATGGGGCTGCCCTGTCCGGGAAATGTGCGCCCGCGCAAAGTCCTTGCCAAGGGGCACGCACTTGGGCAACATGCGGACATCTTTCTTCAAGGAGTCCCTGTGTCGCATCATCGTTTTGCTGTGGTCGGCGGCGGGCTGGCGGGCTGCGAATGTGCCCTCCGGCTGGCGCGCGCCGGCCTGGACGTGACCCTTTTCGAGCAGAAGCCCGGCAGCATGTCGGCCGCACATGTCAGCCCCTATCTGGCGGAACTGGTCTGCTCCAATTCCCTGCGTTCTGACGAGCTGACTTCCGGTATCGGTCTGCTCAAGGCCGAAATGCGCGCGCTGGGCAGCGATTTCATGCAGGCCGCCGATGCGCATCGTGTTCCGGCGGGCAAGGCCCTGGCTGTGGACCGCGAAGCCTTTGCCGCGGACATGACGGCCCGCGTGGCAGCCCAGGCAACGCTCCAGCGGGTGGAGGCCCGCGTGGACAGTCTGGACGACAGCCGCCTGCAGGGCTTCCATACCCTGATCATTGCGGCCGGTCCCATGGCCGGCGAGTCCCTGTCCGCCTCGCTGGCCGACGTGATGGGGGCCGGGCACTGCTATTTTTATGATGCCATCGCGCCCATTGTCTGGACCCATTCCCTGGACATGTCCGTGGTGTTCCGGGCCTCCCGCTACGGGCAGGAAAAGGGCGAGGTAGGGGGCGACTACCTCAACTGCCCCTTTGAGCGCGACGAATACATGGCCTTTTATGAAGCCCTGCTGGCGGCGGACAAGGTGGCTGCCCGCGGTTTCGAGAAGGAACGGCATTTCGAGGGCTGCATGCCCATCGAGGCCCTGGCCGAGCGCGGCCCCCGCACCCTCACCTTCGGGCCGCTCAAGCCCGTGGGCTTTGTGGACCCGCGCACCGGGCGGCGCCCCTGGGCTGTTCTGCAACTGCGCGCCGAAACCAGCAATGGCGAGGCCTGCAATCTGGTGGGGTGCCAGACCAAGCTGACCTACGGCGAGCAGGCCCGCGTCTTTCGCCTGGTGCCCGGCCTGCAACGGGCCGAATTTGCCCGCTTCGGCAGCATGCACCGCAATACCTATGTCAATGCCCCGCAGGCCCTGGCCCCGGACCTTTCCCTGCGTGCCCGGCCGCAGGTTTTTCTGGCCGGGCAGATCACGGGCGTGGAAGGCTATGTGGAGTCGGCGGCCAGCGGCCTCTGGCTGGGTCTCTGGCTGGTGGCCCGCGAGCAGGGTCGTGACCTGCCGCTGCCGCCCCAGGAATGCGCGCTGGGGGCGCTGCTCAATCACCTGCGCACCCCGGCCAAGCATTTTCAGCCGTCCAATGCCCATTTCGGCCTCATGCCCGAACTGGGAGAGCGGGCCAGAAAGAAGGATCGCAAGGCCCTGTACAGCGCCCGTGCGCAGGCCGCCTTTGCCGACTGGTGCCGACAGGCCGGCCTGGCCGCTGACTGGGCCGCGGCAACGGGAGATTTTTTGCCCTCGCCGCAAAAAGAACTTGACGGAAGCCGGAAGGAAATATAA
- a CDS encoding aspartate aminotransferase family protein, whose product MSEAFDAIVAQEENLLCRSYSRYPLAIARGKGSRLWDVDGKEYVDLLAGIAVIGLGHCHDEVCQTLAAQSHKLWHVSNLFYQQEQLDLAKVLLSTTHHEKAFFCNSGAEANEACIKLARRYMRTVKQRDAYEIITLGNCFHGRTLGTLAATGRDSLSNGFTPLPDGFAQVPAGDLDALRAAISPKTAAVLVECVQGEGGVLPLPAAYLQGVEALCREKDILFLCDEVQAGMGRTGKFWAFQNYGLTPDAISVAKSLANGLPMGAMLATSEAARGFVAGSHATTFGGSALVSAVACKTVEIILRDHLPERAAALGAHVLEAATALQQRLPGKIREVRGLGLMIGIELMEDGTRVWKELIQRGFICNLSHGVTLRLLPPLTIAQEDLDAFLQTLEDILQGR is encoded by the coding sequence ATGTCGGAAGCTTTTGACGCCATTGTGGCCCAGGAAGAAAACCTGCTCTGCCGTTCCTACAGTCGTTATCCGCTGGCCATTGCCCGCGGCAAAGGGTCCCGCCTGTGGGACGTGGACGGCAAGGAATATGTGGACCTGCTGGCCGGCATCGCCGTCATCGGTCTGGGCCATTGCCATGACGAAGTCTGCCAGACGCTGGCTGCCCAGAGTCACAAGCTCTGGCATGTGAGCAACCTCTTCTATCAGCAGGAACAGCTGGACCTGGCCAAGGTGCTCCTTTCCACCACGCATCACGAAAAGGCCTTTTTCTGCAATTCCGGGGCCGAGGCCAATGAAGCCTGCATCAAGCTGGCCCGCCGCTACATGCGCACGGTGAAGCAGCGCGATGCCTACGAAATCATCACCCTGGGCAACTGCTTCCACGGGCGCACGCTGGGCACCCTGGCGGCCACGGGGCGCGACAGCCTGAGCAATGGCTTTACCCCCCTGCCCGACGGCTTTGCCCAGGTGCCTGCCGGCGATCTGGATGCCCTGCGCGCGGCCATCAGCCCCAAGACCGCCGCCGTGCTGGTGGAATGCGTTCAGGGCGAAGGGGGTGTCCTGCCCCTGCCGGCAGCCTACCTGCAGGGCGTGGAAGCCCTGTGCCGGGAAAAGGACATCCTCTTCCTCTGCGACGAAGTGCAGGCCGGCATGGGCCGCACCGGCAAGTTCTGGGCCTTCCAGAACTACGGCCTGACCCCTGACGCCATCAGCGTAGCCAAGTCCCTGGCCAATGGTCTGCCCATGGGCGCCATGCTGGCCACCAGCGAAGCTGCCCGCGGCTTTGTGGCCGGCAGCCATGCCACCACCTTTGGCGGCAGTGCCCTGGTCAGCGCCGTTGCCTGCAAGACCGTGGAAATCATCCTGCGCGATCACCTGCCTGAGCGGGCGGCCGCCCTGGGCGCCCATGTGCTGGAGGCGGCCACGGCCCTGCAGCAGCGCCTGCCCGGCAAGATTCGCGAAGTGCGCGGTCTGGGCCTCATGATCGGCATCGAGCTGATGGAAGACGGCACCCGCGTCTGGAAGGAACTCATCCAGCGCGGCTTCATCTGCAACCTGAGCCACGGTGTAACCCTGCGCCTGCTGCCGCCCCTGACCATTGCCCAGGAAGATCTGGATGCCTTCCTGCAGACATTGGAAGACATTTTGCAGGGCCGCTAG